A single Candidatus Krumholzibacteriia bacterium DNA region contains:
- the gdhA gene encoding NADP-specific glutamate dehydrogenase produces MNEYVAKLMAEVKSKNPSEPEFHQAVHEVAESLALVFERHPEYRKAKILERIIEPERVLMFRVPWLDDLGNVQVNRGFRIEMNSAIGPYKGGLRFHPSVNLGILKFLAFEQVFKNSLTTLPMGGGKGGSDFDPKGKSDNEVMRFCQSFMTELFRHIGPDTDVPAGDIGVGGREIGFLFGQYKRLRNEFTGVLTGKGLNWGGSLIRPEATGYGAVYLAQEMLKTRKETLEGKVALVSGSGNVAQYTIEKLLDLGAKPVSLSDSGGFIYDAEGISRDKLAFVLELKNVRRGRIKEYTDKWKSARYVPIDPKLDHNPLWDLKAHCAFPSATQNEINGKDAANLLSQGIYVVSEGANMPSTPEAMKLFLEHKILYGPAKAANAGGVATSGLEMAQNSMRLAWTREEVDAKLHGIMVAIHKNCFETAERFGTPGNYVNGANIAGFLKVANAMMDQGVV; encoded by the coding sequence ATGAACGAGTACGTCGCCAAGCTGATGGCCGAGGTCAAGTCGAAGAACCCCTCGGAGCCCGAGTTCCATCAGGCGGTGCACGAGGTCGCCGAATCGCTGGCGCTCGTTTTCGAGCGCCATCCCGAATACCGCAAGGCCAAGATTCTGGAGCGCATCATCGAGCCCGAGCGCGTCCTCATGTTCCGCGTCCCCTGGCTGGACGACCTGGGCAACGTCCAGGTGAACCGCGGCTTCCGCATCGAGATGAACAGCGCCATCGGCCCTTACAAGGGCGGGCTCCGCTTTCATCCTTCGGTGAACCTCGGCATCCTCAAGTTCCTCGCCTTCGAGCAGGTGTTCAAGAACTCCCTCACCACCTTGCCCATGGGCGGTGGCAAGGGCGGCTCCGACTTCGACCCCAAGGGCAAGAGCGACAACGAGGTGATGCGCTTCTGCCAGAGCTTCATGACCGAGTTGTTCCGCCACATCGGGCCGGACACGGACGTGCCCGCTGGCGACATCGGTGTGGGCGGCCGCGAGATCGGCTTCCTCTTCGGGCAGTACAAGCGCTTGCGCAACGAGTTCACCGGCGTCCTCACCGGCAAGGGCCTCAACTGGGGCGGCTCGCTCATCCGGCCCGAGGCCACGGGGTACGGCGCGGTCTACCTCGCCCAGGAGATGCTCAAGACGCGCAAGGAGACCCTGGAAGGCAAAGTTGCTCTGGTGTCCGGTAGCGGCAACGTCGCCCAGTACACCATCGAGAAGCTGCTCGACCTGGGCGCGAAACCAGTGAGCCTCTCCGATTCCGGCGGCTTCATCTACGACGCCGAGGGCATCAGCCGCGACAAGCTCGCCTTCGTGCTGGAGCTCAAGAATGTGCGCCGCGGCCGCATCAAGGAGTACACCGACAAGTGGAAGAGCGCCCGCTACGTCCCCATCGATCCCAAGCTCGACCACAACCCGCTGTGGGACCTCAAGGCGCACTGCGCCTTCCCGAGCGCCACACAGAACGAGATCAACGGGAAGGATGCCGCTAACCTGCTGAGCCAGGGAATCTACGTAGTTTCCGAAGGCGCCAACATGCCCTCCACCCCGGAGGCCATGAAGCTGTTCCTGGAGCACAAGATCCTCTACGGCCCGGCCAAGGCGGCGAACGCCGGGGGCGTGGCGACCTCGGGTCTGGAGATGGCGCAGAACAGCATGCGCCTCGCCTGGACGCGCGAGGAGGTCGATGCCAAGCTGCATGGCATCATGGTCGCCATCCACAAGAATTGCTTCGAGACTGCCGAGCGCTTCGGCACGCCGGGTAATTACGTGAACGGCGCGAACATCGCCGGCTTC
- a CDS encoding glutamine synthetase family protein, translating into MQPLRDFLEIPYDQLEEMNLEAKAERYARKDPGKIREARLKYLTDEKRIKALTVCFTDLEGRLHMLDYDKKFLLKSADNLTFDGSSIRGFSRQAESDLRLAIDWPAFYWLPSDMFGPGKVLVFGEVQDQDGSSYAADLRARLKGFCAGLAKKDMVAHASNEIEGFIFKGRDAERRYLETGAFEFISTGGYYHSLPGDTLRRFIDTAAEVQRALGFANEKDHPEVAPSQFEMNYGYTEATIAADQVQLYKLVARQVAASMDLTACFLPKPVAGVNGNGMHTNMSLSKAGKNLFYDKKGQDGLSKTAWDFIQKILANGNDICLILNSSVNAYRRLDPHYEAPNQIKVSPSDRGSMVRIPIGNERTARIEVRSIAPDANPYLAIYALFRTGLEGPVPDDDNDGKRPRTRFLPDNVYDAMRMFKASKFAENLLGTVVHEKFAELKLASAERCPKALGSRIKRSEIVFHHEVTNQYLWSQF; encoded by the coding sequence ATGCAGCCCCTGCGCGATTTCCTGGAGATTCCGTACGACCAGCTGGAGGAAATGAACCTTGAGGCCAAGGCCGAGCGGTATGCCCGCAAGGATCCGGGCAAGATCCGGGAAGCGCGGCTCAAGTACTTGACCGACGAGAAGCGGATCAAGGCGCTCACCGTGTGCTTCACCGACCTCGAGGGCCGGCTGCACATGCTGGACTACGACAAGAAGTTCCTTCTCAAGTCGGCGGACAACCTGACCTTCGACGGCTCCTCGATCCGTGGTTTCTCGCGCCAGGCCGAATCGGACCTGCGCCTCGCCATCGACTGGCCTGCCTTCTACTGGTTGCCATCCGACATGTTCGGGCCCGGGAAGGTCCTCGTCTTCGGCGAGGTGCAGGACCAGGATGGTTCCTCCTACGCCGCCGACCTGCGGGCACGGCTCAAGGGCTTCTGTGCCGGCCTGGCCAAGAAGGACATGGTGGCGCACGCTTCCAACGAGATCGAGGGCTTCATCTTCAAGGGGCGGGACGCCGAGCGGCGCTATCTCGAGACCGGCGCCTTCGAATTCATCTCCACCGGCGGCTACTATCATTCGCTCCCTGGCGACACGCTGCGCCGATTCATCGACACCGCCGCCGAGGTGCAACGCGCTCTCGGTTTCGCCAATGAGAAGGATCACCCCGAGGTGGCGCCTTCCCAGTTCGAGATGAACTACGGCTACACCGAGGCCACCATCGCTGCGGATCAGGTGCAGCTCTACAAGCTCGTGGCTCGCCAGGTAGCGGCGTCCATGGATCTCACCGCCTGCTTCCTGCCCAAGCCGGTGGCCGGGGTCAACGGCAACGGCATGCACACGAACATGTCGCTGTCCAAGGCGGGGAAGAATCTCTTCTACGACAAGAAGGGGCAAGACGGTCTTTCCAAGACCGCCTGGGATTTCATCCAGAAGATCCTGGCCAACGGCAACGACATCTGTTTGATCCTGAACTCGAGCGTCAACGCCTACCGGAGGCTCGACCCGCACTACGAGGCGCCGAATCAGATCAAGGTCTCGCCCAGCGACCGCGGCTCCATGGTGCGCATTCCCATCGGCAACGAGAGAACGGCGCGCATCGAGGTACGCTCCATCGCCCCGGACGCGAATCCGTATCTCGCCATCTACGCCCTCTTCCGCACCGGTCTCGAAGGTCCGGTGCCCGACGATGACAACGACGGCAAGCGCCCGCGCACGCGCTTCCTGCCCGACAACGTCTACGACGCCATGCGCATGTTCAAGGCCAGCAAGTTTGCCGAGAACCTCCTGGGCACGGTGGTGCACGAGAAGTTCGCCGAGCTCAAGCTCGCCTCCGCCGAGCGCTGCCCCAAGGCTCTCGGCTCGCGCATCAAGCGCAGCGAGATCGTCTTCCACCACGAGGTGACGAACCAGTACCTCTGGTCGCAGTTCTGA
- a CDS encoding PEP/pyruvate-binding domain-containing protein, with amino-acid sequence MEQSTGSLWEKYDPTYAAFRDLMPFRIREVLLVSSQYDSYILEEDGRLSESLDAEFLDIGLSHAPHITRVSTGEAALRALDSSSIDLVITMTRLGDMDVVQFGRSLKEKHQAIPLVLLADSPAGASRVKEVNTARTFDQIFVWRGDTTLFLAIIKYIEDRENVENDTRQAGVRAIILVENSVRFYSTYLPLLYAELMEQTHSLIGDVANPRQRLRRLKARPKILLAETFEEGWALFEKYREYTLGIITDARFPKGGTIEGEAGLEFVRRVKQEDPDMPALIQSYEADLEAKAHALGAAFLFKGSKQLHQEILRFLETSLGFGDFVFILPDGEPVGRARNLAEMREKLREVPEESLRYHASRNHFSNWCRARTEFALAARMRPVKVEAFPNIEGLRRYLVDAFSQLYTETRRGVVADFTPGFDEKSGFARIGTGSMGGKGRGLGFMNSLIARLGEAERSGVRLFVPPAAVIGTDVFEQFLYENQLAALALSDVPDEVIARAFLDSTLPAATRQDLQAFVERITYPIAVRSSSLLEDSYDQPFAGIYRTYMLPNNHADLQVRFDDLCNAVKLVYASTFSRNAKAYLQGTPYRPEEEKMAVVLQRLVGRRHEQFFYPDFAGVARSYNFYPVLDLAAEGGIAIVALGLGRTVVEGGKAVRFSPASPLSIPQFGSASQIMRTAQRDFYALDMERQVPPHLSDRDDTVVQLDLAAAAAHGTLAPVASVYSQDNDAVYDGLSRRGVPLVTFAPVLKNRLLPLSEILQRLLGIGREAMSCEVEIEFAVDLHGSSGTAEFAVVQIRPMVVEAGTEDLDETLQRLTPADILCSSERALGHGRVRDIRDVVYARPQRFDRSRTTDIGAEVGILNHYLGEQGRPYLLIGPGRWGTADRWLGIPVEWRQISGARAIIETDLADLSVEPSEGTHFFQNLTSFGIGYFTVSERAGGGWVDYSWLDAQPAERETTFLRHVRLPRPLDLRLDGHSRRGVILK; translated from the coding sequence ATGGAGCAGAGCACCGGCAGTCTCTGGGAAAAGTACGACCCCACCTACGCGGCCTTCCGGGATCTCATGCCCTTCCGGATCCGCGAGGTACTCCTCGTTTCCAGCCAGTACGACTCCTACATCCTCGAGGAAGATGGCCGGCTGTCGGAGAGTCTTGACGCCGAGTTCCTCGACATCGGCCTGAGCCACGCGCCGCACATCACCCGGGTCTCCACGGGTGAAGCGGCGTTGCGCGCTCTCGACTCGAGCAGCATCGATCTGGTCATCACCATGACCCGGCTCGGAGACATGGATGTGGTGCAGTTCGGGCGCAGCCTGAAGGAGAAGCACCAGGCGATCCCCCTCGTGCTCCTCGCCGACAGCCCCGCCGGGGCGAGTCGGGTGAAGGAAGTGAACACCGCGCGAACTTTCGATCAGATCTTCGTCTGGCGCGGCGACACCACCCTCTTTCTCGCCATCATCAAATACATCGAAGATCGGGAAAACGTCGAGAACGACACGCGGCAAGCTGGCGTGCGCGCGATCATCCTGGTGGAGAACTCGGTGCGCTTCTACTCGACGTACCTGCCGCTCCTCTATGCCGAGCTGATGGAACAGACGCACTCGCTCATCGGCGACGTAGCCAATCCGCGGCAGCGGCTGCGCCGGCTCAAGGCGCGGCCGAAGATCCTCCTGGCGGAAACCTTCGAGGAAGGCTGGGCACTCTTCGAGAAATACCGGGAATACACGCTCGGCATCATCACCGATGCCCGCTTTCCCAAGGGCGGTACCATCGAAGGCGAGGCCGGGCTCGAGTTCGTGCGCCGGGTGAAGCAGGAAGACCCGGACATGCCGGCGCTCATCCAGTCCTACGAGGCCGACCTGGAGGCGAAGGCGCACGCGCTCGGGGCCGCGTTTCTCTTCAAGGGTTCCAAGCAGCTGCACCAGGAGATCCTCCGCTTCCTCGAGACGAGCCTTGGTTTCGGCGACTTCGTTTTCATCCTCCCCGACGGCGAGCCCGTGGGGCGGGCGCGCAACCTGGCGGAGATGCGGGAAAAGCTGCGCGAGGTGCCGGAGGAGTCGCTGCGCTACCACGCCTCGCGCAACCACTTCTCCAACTGGTGCCGGGCGCGCACGGAGTTCGCCCTCGCCGCCCGCATGCGGCCGGTGAAGGTGGAGGCGTTCCCCAACATCGAGGGCCTGCGCCGCTACCTCGTCGACGCCTTCAGCCAGCTCTACACCGAGACGCGACGCGGTGTGGTGGCGGATTTCACTCCCGGTTTCGACGAGAAGAGCGGCTTCGCCCGGATCGGTACCGGCTCCATGGGCGGGAAGGGGCGCGGGCTCGGCTTCATGAACTCGCTCATCGCGCGGCTGGGGGAGGCGGAGCGGAGCGGTGTGCGCCTCTTCGTGCCGCCGGCGGCGGTGATCGGGACGGACGTCTTCGAGCAGTTTCTGTACGAGAACCAGCTGGCCGCGCTGGCGCTTTCGGATGTACCGGATGAAGTGATCGCCCGGGCCTTCCTGGATTCCACCTTGCCCGCCGCGACGCGGCAGGACCTGCAGGCTTTCGTGGAGCGCATCACCTATCCCATCGCGGTGCGCTCGTCGAGCCTGCTGGAGGACTCCTACGATCAGCCCTTCGCAGGCATCTACCGCACCTACATGCTGCCGAACAACCACGCCGACCTGCAGGTGCGCTTCGACGATCTCTGCAACGCGGTCAAGTTGGTCTACGCCTCGACCTTCTCGCGCAATGCCAAGGCCTATCTGCAGGGCACACCCTACCGCCCGGAGGAAGAGAAGATGGCGGTGGTGCTGCAGCGGCTCGTGGGCCGCCGGCACGAGCAGTTCTTCTACCCCGATTTCGCCGGCGTGGCGCGCTCCTACAACTTCTATCCCGTGCTCGACCTCGCCGCCGAAGGCGGCATCGCCATCGTCGCCCTCGGGCTGGGGCGCACGGTCGTGGAGGGAGGCAAGGCGGTGCGCTTCTCCCCCGCGTCCCCGCTTTCGATCCCGCAGTTCGGGAGCGCCTCCCAGATCATGCGTACGGCGCAGCGCGACTTCTACGCCCTGGACATGGAGCGACAGGTGCCACCGCACCTGAGCGACCGGGACGACACCGTCGTGCAGCTCGATCTCGCCGCCGCCGCGGCGCACGGGACCCTCGCTCCGGTGGCCTCGGTGTACTCCCAGGACAACGACGCGGTGTACGACGGCTTGTCACGCCGCGGCGTTCCCCTCGTCACCTTCGCCCCGGTCCTCAAGAACCGTCTCCTGCCGCTCTCCGAGATCCTGCAGCGACTGCTCGGGATCGGCCGGGAGGCCATGAGCTGCGAGGTGGAGATCGAATTCGCCGTCGACCTGCACGGCAGCAGCGGCACCGCCGAGTTCGCCGTGGTGCAGATCCGGCCGATGGTTGTCGAAGCGGGGACGGAGGACCTCGACGAAACCCTGCAGCGCCTTACGCCCGCGGACATCCTCTGCTCCAGCGAACGGGCCCTCGGGCACGGGCGCGTTCGTGACATCCGCGACGTGGTCTATGCCCGGCCGCAGCGCTTCGACCGCTCCCGCACCACCGACATCGGCGCCGAGGTCGGCATCCTCAATCACTACCTGGGCGAGCAGGGGCGGCCGTACCTGCTCATCGGCCCGGGCCGCTGGGGTACGGCGGACCGCTGGCTCGGCATCCCGGTGGAATGGCGGCAGATCTCCGGCGCCCGCGCCATCATCGAGACCGACCTGGCGGACCTCTCGGTCGAGCCCTCCGAGGGCACGCACTTTTTCCAGAACCTGACGTCCTTCGGCATCGGCTACTTCACGGTGAGCGAGCGCGCCGGCGGCGGCTGGGTGGACTACTCCTGGCTCGACGCGCAGCCGGCGGAGCGCGAGACCACCTTCCTCCGCCACGTCCGCTTGCCCCGGCCGCTGGATCTCCGCCTCGACGGCCACTCCCGCCGCGGCGTCATCTTGAAATGA